GATGAGACTATGGACACTTCAGGAACAGAACAGTTGTCACTGGGAGTAAGATATTTAGACAAGACTGAAAATTGTATTAAGGAAGATTTTCTGGGTTTCACACCCTTAAAAGGTGGTTTAGATGCCGAAAACGTGGCAAACGCGATTACTTCTACTTTAAAAACATGGGGCTTAAACTTGAATAATGCTGTTGGCCAGGGATATGATGGATGCAGTACAATGGCTGGACATGTTACAGGGGTACAAAAAAGAATAAATGACGAGTATCCAATGACTTTATTTTTCCATTGTTCAAGGCATAGTCTCAATTTAGCTGTCCACGATTCAAACACATTGTCACAGATTAGGAATACTGTAGGGACAATAAAAGAGACAGTTAAGTTTTTTTCGAAAAAATGGGCAGAGAAGAGAAATTGTTGGCATACTTCAGACGCTCTGTGAGACCAGGTGGACAGAAAAATATGTCAATTAGAAAGTTCAATAACAAGTTTGTGGACATTATGCAAGCACTTGAAACCATGTCCACAGATGGAAACAAAGATACAAGGAAGAAGGCTTTCCAGCTTCACTGTGCATTTACAGCATCAACATCTCTAATCTGCTTGCAGATCATAGCCCAGCATTCTGGAATACTTGAGGTTGTGAGTCAATTGCTTCAAAGTCCGAGAGTTGATTTGTTGAGAGTATCAAACCATATTCAACAGTTAATTTCCACCTTCGAAACTTACAGAGAAGAAAGTGTCCAAGAGTTTGACAAAATAATGAAGATggttgaaaaaaatactgaagtTCTAAGCATTAGTCTTTCAAAACCTCGAGTAGTACAAAAGCAAACACATCGTGCAAATCAGCCTACCGAAACAATCAATGAGTACTACAGATTATCAATATATCTTCCCTACTTGGACTGCTTGATACAATCGTTGAAAGACAGATTCTCCATCCGCCATAGGGCTGCATTTGAAATTTTCAAGTTGCACCCAagagaaacaaaaataatgtcAAAGGAAGAATACGAAAAATCCATGGAAGAAGTTGGTAAAATATATTCCAAGCTATTGGACAATTTCCAGAACTAGGTCACTGTATGGTACACTCTCTGGAAAAATTCTCAGACCAATGAtgaagactttaaaaaaatgcattttatagACATACTACTAATGAGCACACCTATTTTTTGCCTGCAGTGGCAAAATTTCTTCAGATTGCATTATGCTTACCACCAACAACCTGCACGGTCGAAAGGTCGTTCAGGTAAgccaacaaaataatatttaatagataTATGTATGAATGAACGAATCTATTTAAACATTTAAGTGAATTAAAATGGaactatttcaaacacaattaatcaaaataaaactttAGATATAAATTAAGCGTCGAAGTAATAGTGTTAACAAGTAATGTTGCGGCAGAACTATTTAggctataaaacaatttttttttatattctaaaaaccATCTCATCTTTTAAACAGTTTAGCTTGTACCTACCC
This genomic window from Bacillus rossius redtenbacheri isolate Brsri chromosome 6, Brsri_v3, whole genome shotgun sequence contains:
- the LOC134532930 gene encoding uncharacterized protein LOC134532930 isoform X2, whose product is MDFSYSSFDIIFVSLGCNLKISNAALWRMENLSFNDCIKQSKPKYRYPYYDEHGRGKLLYGYGGPQLYKYTAYSPLEGVH